In a single window of the Peromyscus maniculatus bairdii isolate BWxNUB_F1_BW_parent chromosome 16, HU_Pman_BW_mat_3.1, whole genome shotgun sequence genome:
- the Mtfr2 gene encoding mitochondrial fission regulator 2 isoform X1, with product MQREGTNEQCFLELASPMSLMLNLLRNMLAYFGVPVDQDLLIWPNKDYGSARSIIRIIGRLLPLEPCRRPNFELVPYLNSEESNDHELTVPSFADVLCVANDEEAVDLRFRHSLWKKEKEGKIALFHSSKITWDPSSPSLRQNKPAKSDLPVSEAAIKKIAALEDELSLLRSQIAAIVVMQELRESKETGLCDLSEESSTEQAPFSSAAAGLSAEPGHPARSVLSSPPPPPPLPQFSFQPCFPPVQPGPTTRDNPAAGVKKPPSGVDETNGSHPSESQRVSDLPHMLDVLKDMSKVRLRPVERSPGGRPIQKRKRQSSQWDPVSLIANALKQKFAFQDDSFDKESRSWECSPFSSPESSRF from the exons ATGCAGCGGGAGG GTACCAACGAACAATGTTTCCTTGAACTTGCTTCACCAATGTCGCTCATGCTGAATCTGTTAAGAAACATGCTGGCATATTTTGGTGTTCCTGTAGACCAG GATTTGCTGATTTGGCCAAATAAAGACTATGGGTCAGCTCGGAGTATCATTCGTATTATTGGGAGACTACTTCCTTTGGAACCTTGTCGAAGACCTAATTTTGAG TTGGTTCCTTACTTGAACTCTGAGGAGTCTAATGATCATGAGCTTACGGTTCCATCTTTCGCTGATGTTTTGTGTGTGGCAAATGATGAAGAAGCCGTTGATCTCAGATTTCG ACATAGTCTatggaaaaaggagaaggaagggaaaattgCTCTTTTCCATTCATCAAAAATAACTTGGGATCCATCATCACCTTCTCTAAGACAGAACAAACCAGCGAAAAGCGATCTGCCAGTAAGTGAGgctgcaattaaaaaaatagctgCCCTGGAAGATGAGCTCAGTTTGCTTCGGTCCCAGATCGCTGCAATTGTGGTAATGCAGGAGCTGAGAGAGTCTAAAGAGACGG GCCTCTGTGACCTCAGTGAAGAATCCAGCACGGAACAAGCGCCGTTTTCATCAGCGGCTGCTGGGCTGAGTGCGGAGCCAGGTCACCCTGCTAGATCGGtactttcttctcctcctcctccaccgcctctgcctcagttttctttccaGCCATGTTTTCCTCCCGTGCAACCTGGACCTACTACCAGAGATAATCCGGCAGCTGGCGTGAAAAAGCCGCCCTCGGGTGTCGACGAGACGAATGGCAGCCATCCTTCAGAAAGCCAGAGAGTTAGTGACCTTCCGCACATGCTGGACGTTCTCAAGGACATGAGTAAGGTCAGACTTCGTCCCGTTGAAAG gtcaCCAGGTGGTAGACCCattcagaagaggaaaagacagagTTCACAATGGGATCCAGTGTCTTTAATAGCCAATGCACTTAAGCAGAAGTTTGCATTTCAAGATGATTCCTTTGACAAAGAAAGTAGATCTTGGGAGTGTTCTCCATTTTCTAGTCCAGAAAGTTCAAGG TTTTGA
- the Mtfr2 gene encoding mitochondrial fission regulator 2 isoform X2: MSLMLNLLRNMLAYFGVPVDQDLLIWPNKDYGSARSIIRIIGRLLPLEPCRRPNFELVPYLNSEESNDHELTVPSFADVLCVANDEEAVDLRFRHSLWKKEKEGKIALFHSSKITWDPSSPSLRQNKPAKSDLPVSEAAIKKIAALEDELSLLRSQIAAIVVMQELRESKETGLCDLSEESSTEQAPFSSAAAGLSAEPGHPARSVLSSPPPPPPLPQFSFQPCFPPVQPGPTTRDNPAAGVKKPPSGVDETNGSHPSESQRVSDLPHMLDVLKDMSKVRLRPVERSPGGRPIQKRKRQSSQWDPVSLIANALKQKFAFQDDSFDKESRSWECSPFSSPESSRF; this comes from the exons ATGTCGCTCATGCTGAATCTGTTAAGAAACATGCTGGCATATTTTGGTGTTCCTGTAGACCAG GATTTGCTGATTTGGCCAAATAAAGACTATGGGTCAGCTCGGAGTATCATTCGTATTATTGGGAGACTACTTCCTTTGGAACCTTGTCGAAGACCTAATTTTGAG TTGGTTCCTTACTTGAACTCTGAGGAGTCTAATGATCATGAGCTTACGGTTCCATCTTTCGCTGATGTTTTGTGTGTGGCAAATGATGAAGAAGCCGTTGATCTCAGATTTCG ACATAGTCTatggaaaaaggagaaggaagggaaaattgCTCTTTTCCATTCATCAAAAATAACTTGGGATCCATCATCACCTTCTCTAAGACAGAACAAACCAGCGAAAAGCGATCTGCCAGTAAGTGAGgctgcaattaaaaaaatagctgCCCTGGAAGATGAGCTCAGTTTGCTTCGGTCCCAGATCGCTGCAATTGTGGTAATGCAGGAGCTGAGAGAGTCTAAAGAGACGG GCCTCTGTGACCTCAGTGAAGAATCCAGCACGGAACAAGCGCCGTTTTCATCAGCGGCTGCTGGGCTGAGTGCGGAGCCAGGTCACCCTGCTAGATCGGtactttcttctcctcctcctccaccgcctctgcctcagttttctttccaGCCATGTTTTCCTCCCGTGCAACCTGGACCTACTACCAGAGATAATCCGGCAGCTGGCGTGAAAAAGCCGCCCTCGGGTGTCGACGAGACGAATGGCAGCCATCCTTCAGAAAGCCAGAGAGTTAGTGACCTTCCGCACATGCTGGACGTTCTCAAGGACATGAGTAAGGTCAGACTTCGTCCCGTTGAAAG gtcaCCAGGTGGTAGACCCattcagaagaggaaaagacagagTTCACAATGGGATCCAGTGTCTTTAATAGCCAATGCACTTAAGCAGAAGTTTGCATTTCAAGATGATTCCTTTGACAAAGAAAGTAGATCTTGGGAGTGTTCTCCATTTTCTAGTCCAGAAAGTTCAAGG TTTTGA